From the genome of Ectobacillus sp. JY-23, one region includes:
- a CDS encoding BBE domain-containing protein, with the protein MQNYEKSYFGGNVKMLRKVNEKYDPLQVFRFPQSIQRR; encoded by the coding sequence TTGCAGAACTATGAAAAATCATATTTTGGTGGCAATGTGAAGATGCTGCGTAAAGTAAACGAGAAATATGATCCGTTGCAAGTATTTCGATTTCCGCAAAGTATTCAAAGAAGATAA
- a CDS encoding YokU family protein: protein MICEWCEVSHATHATNTVYWELPDGRKVICITETPCVRCTACGMEYQTEETTRAIEDQLFLIDTNELNKQLTYKELMYKERILKRNYFNFS, encoded by the coding sequence ATGATTTGCGAATGGTGTGAAGTTTCACATGCTACACATGCAACCAATACAGTGTATTGGGAATTACCGGATGGCAGGAAAGTGATTTGTATTACAGAAACGCCGTGCGTGCGCTGCACAGCCTGTGGAATGGAGTATCAGACAGAAGAAACGACACGAGCGATAGAAGATCAATTGTTTTTAATTGATACAAACGAATTAAATAAGCAATTAACGTATAAGGAGCTTATGTATAAGGAACGGATTCTTAAGAGAAATTACTTTAATTTCAGCTGA
- the ablA gene encoding lysine 2,3-aminomutase — protein MVHSVYTSSRHWKEVELWKDVTQEQWNDWIWQLTNTIKTLEDLKKVVNLTPEEEEGVRISTKTIPLNITPYYASLMNPDDPRCPIRMQSVPISAELYKTRYDAEDPLHEDEDSPVPGLTHRYPDRVLFLVTNQCSMYCRYCTRRRFSGQIGMGVPKKQLDAAVTYIRETPQIRDVLISGGDGLLINDNILEYILKHLRDIPHVEIIRIGTRAPVVFPQRITENLCNILKKYHPIWLNTHFNTSIEITEESKRACEMLANAGVPLGNQAVILAGINDSVPIMKKLMHDLVKIRVRPYYIYQCDLSEGISHFRAPVSKGLEIIEGLRGHTSGYAVPTFVVDAPGGGGKIALQPNYVVSQSADKIVLRNFEGVITTYPEPQNYVPGRAEAYFKEVYPDMEEKRSNAGIAGLLNESKTVLTPEGLQRMHLRQSYKGNPEHASLKDKRDKRDELKEKKYQAQLSKAFVRAGEAE, from the coding sequence ATGGTACATAGTGTATACACATCAAGTAGACATTGGAAAGAAGTTGAGCTTTGGAAAGATGTTACACAAGAGCAATGGAATGATTGGATTTGGCAGCTGACCAACACGATTAAAACGCTGGAGGATTTAAAGAAGGTTGTGAATCTTACACCAGAAGAAGAAGAAGGTGTGCGTATTTCTACAAAAACGATTCCGCTCAACATTACACCATATTACGCGTCTTTAATGAATCCTGATGATCCGCGTTGCCCCATTCGTATGCAAAGTGTACCTATTTCTGCTGAACTTTATAAAACACGTTACGATGCAGAAGATCCTCTTCATGAGGACGAAGATTCCCCCGTGCCGGGACTTACACATCGCTATCCGGATCGTGTTTTATTTTTAGTAACAAACCAATGTTCGATGTATTGTAGATACTGTACAAGACGTCGCTTTTCAGGGCAAATAGGGATGGGCGTGCCAAAGAAGCAGCTAGATGCTGCTGTCACATATATTCGAGAAACGCCGCAAATCCGCGATGTATTAATTTCTGGTGGTGATGGTTTACTTATTAACGACAATATTTTGGAATATATCTTAAAGCATTTGCGTGATATTCCGCATGTAGAGATTATCCGAATTGGTACGAGAGCGCCTGTTGTATTTCCGCAGCGTATTACTGAAAATCTATGTAATATTTTAAAGAAATACCATCCGATCTGGCTGAATACACATTTCAATACCTCCATTGAAATTACAGAGGAATCAAAACGAGCTTGTGAGATGCTTGCGAATGCCGGGGTACCGCTGGGCAATCAAGCTGTCATTTTAGCAGGAATTAATGACAGTGTTCCTATTATGAAAAAGCTGATGCATGATCTTGTGAAAATTCGTGTTCGTCCTTATTATATTTATCAGTGTGATTTGTCAGAAGGTATTAGTCATTTCCGTGCACCGGTTTCAAAAGGTCTTGAAATTATAGAAGGATTGCGAGGTCATACATCGGGTTATGCGGTACCTACCTTTGTTGTCGACGCACCGGGCGGTGGCGGTAAGATTGCTCTGCAACCGAACTATGTTGTGTCACAAAGCGCGGATAAAATCGTATTGCGCAATTTTGAAGGGGTAATCACAACGTATCCTGAGCCCCAAAACTATGTGCCAGGCAGAGCAGAAGCATACTTTAAGGAAGTTTATCCAGACATGGAAGAAAAACGCTCAAATGCCGGAATTGCTGGTCTCTTGAATGAGTCAAAAACAGTGCTAACACCGGAAGGTTTACAGCGCATGCATCTTCGTCAAAGTTATAAAGGAAATCCGGAGCATGCTTCGCTCAAGGATAAGCGTGATAAGCGCGACGAATTAAAAGAGAAAAAGTATCAGGCGCAGTTATCTAAAGCATTTGTTCGTGCCGGTGAAGCAGAATGA